A genome region from Bacteroides stercoris ATCC 43183 includes the following:
- a CDS encoding SusC/RagA family TonB-linked outer membrane protein, with the protein MKSIKKKRSMASHRKLHFQKVLGSMIVALALLFAGSAGAQETKTIKGMVRDVTGEPLIGASVIEKGTNNGVITDVDGNFTLTVPADATLSIAYMGYATREIHLAKRKKQGDLRVTLREDSQQLKEVVVTAMGIKKDTKRLGYAVSTIESDEIVKAGATNFASAMYGKAPGIRITQTQGGSAGAVSINVRGLTSITGNNQPLIILDGVPIRNGGTGKSTDFAEFGNDGQIRSNGLVDINPEDIESVSVLKGASATALYGSEAANGAVVITSKRAKSGKLTVDFTAQVTANLPAYLPKVQTVYGPGRYNTEYSDYEKQTGGFYQRTMNGESYRSLYNTTMSFGPKYDGSDVLYWDGKMRPYLPATDNPWKELFRTGWNQTYNLAISQGTETSSNRFSYTFMGETPNSLTGSFTKHNFKLTGSYKPARTLNIEYSLNYIVQDVKDRPQTSLNLYGSFSNMFSSFMDIPYLKQSYVTSLGYRNTYAGGDATLTPDEAWAYDPGYLNGVSNMLWNMYHHHSKETENRLIGMIRPTWQITNWLSLRAQLSTDITDTKQTLEYETERPNSLYDPSGSFQNINRRYDIVYGDVMLNFNYNIRRFDIAATLGWTGRYENMNNMRVSTNGGLVTENWFDLNASRYTASSTLQRMELLKTGYMGTLSLGWDNYLFLELTGRQERSSTLKDQSFFYPSANLSFLFSNAFRMPAWWNHGKLRLSYGVVGNAPETYAANIIYEQGSDNGFTWNYVPSSWGNANIRPEKKYEYEIGFESKFLNNRLGFDVSYYNNRVKDQILSTPQPSTSGVKYVLMNVGEVANEGWDISVSATPVLTKNFRWDLTANYGIYRNKVVKLADGVPYLEISNIGGGGAKIQAVEGRPMGDIYVQVPQMNENGEYLVSDKGLYMNQTELQKVGNINPDGVGGLFSSFSYKNIFLDFSIDFRIGGDVINEMYQYSTASGLTPESLQFRDTEHGGLSYYYPGNNNASGVPVQVDPSLGAGPNGETVYHDGVILPGVVASTGEKNTRIIPAGYYYNQTYNWGTQPEQLTYRHSVFDNSYVKLRELTIGYQFPEKLISKLGMTRLSVSVFGRNLFYFYKALKNYDAESSVGTSWASQAVVGGSTTATRNFGVSLRASF; encoded by the coding sequence ATGAAGTCTATCAAGAAAAAACGGAGTATGGCTTCGCACAGGAAGCTGCATTTTCAAAAGGTATTAGGTAGTATGATTGTGGCATTGGCGCTTCTGTTTGCAGGAAGTGCCGGTGCGCAGGAAACCAAAACAATCAAAGGTATGGTAAGGGATGTGACGGGAGAGCCGCTTATCGGCGCCAGCGTCATAGAGAAAGGAACCAACAACGGTGTCATTACCGATGTGGACGGAAACTTTACACTGACCGTGCCTGCCGATGCAACGCTGTCCATAGCCTATATGGGCTATGCCACCCGCGAAATACATCTGGCAAAACGCAAGAAGCAGGGCGACCTGAGGGTAACGCTGAGAGAGGACTCGCAACAGTTGAAAGAGGTGGTTGTCACGGCCATGGGTATCAAGAAGGATACCAAACGGCTGGGTTACGCGGTGAGCACTATCGAATCGGACGAGATAGTGAAGGCGGGAGCAACCAACTTTGCATCCGCCATGTACGGTAAGGCGCCGGGCATCCGCATCACGCAGACGCAGGGCGGTTCCGCCGGAGCCGTGTCTATCAATGTACGCGGACTCACGTCCATCACCGGAAACAACCAGCCGCTCATCATCCTGGACGGCGTGCCCATCCGTAACGGCGGAACGGGCAAGAGTACCGACTTTGCCGAGTTCGGCAACGACGGACAGATACGTTCCAACGGTCTGGTGGACATCAACCCCGAAGATATTGAAAGCGTAAGTGTGCTGAAAGGCGCTTCGGCCACGGCACTTTACGGTTCGGAAGCGGCAAACGGCGCGGTGGTTATCACCAGCAAACGCGCCAAAAGCGGCAAACTGACGGTGGACTTCACCGCACAGGTCACCGCCAACCTGCCCGCCTATCTGCCGAAAGTACAGACCGTATACGGCCCGGGACGTTACAACACGGAATACAGCGATTACGAAAAACAAACGGGCGGTTTCTACCAGCGCACCATGAACGGCGAAAGCTACAGAAGTCTGTATAATACGACCATGTCTTTCGGTCCGAAGTACGACGGCAGCGACGTGCTGTACTGGGACGGCAAGATGCGCCCCTACCTGCCGGCTACGGACAATCCGTGGAAAGAGCTGTTCCGCACGGGCTGGAACCAGACCTACAACCTCGCCATCTCGCAGGGTACGGAGACCAGCAGCAACCGCTTCTCCTACACCTTCATGGGTGAAACGCCCAACTCGCTGACGGGCAGCTTCACCAAACATAACTTCAAGCTGACGGGTTCTTACAAACCGGCAAGGACGCTGAACATAGAATACTCGCTGAACTACATCGTGCAGGATGTAAAGGACCGCCCGCAAACATCGCTGAACCTGTACGGCAGTTTCAGCAATATGTTCTCCTCCTTCATGGATATCCCCTATCTGAAGCAGAGCTACGTCACCAGCCTGGGCTACCGCAACACGTACGCAGGCGGCGATGCCACACTGACACCGGACGAAGCCTGGGCATACGACCCGGGATACCTGAACGGCGTATCGAATATGCTCTGGAACATGTATCACCACCACAGCAAGGAGACAGAGAACCGCCTCATCGGTATGATACGCCCCACCTGGCAGATAACCAATTGGCTGAGTCTGCGCGCCCAGCTCTCTACCGACATCACGGACACCAAGCAGACGCTGGAGTACGAGACGGAACGCCCCAACTCCCTGTACGACCCCAGCGGCAGTTTCCAGAACATCAACCGACGCTATGACATCGTGTACGGCGATGTGATGCTGAACTTCAACTACAACATCCGCCGTTTCGACATTGCCGCCACACTGGGCTGGACGGGACGTTACGAAAACATGAACAACATGCGCGTCTCCACCAACGGCGGTCTGGTTACGGAAAACTGGTTCGACCTCAACGCCAGCCGCTACACCGCCAGCAGCACGCTGCAACGTATGGAACTGCTGAAAACGGGATACATGGGTACGCTGAGCCTGGGTTGGGACAACTACCTGTTCCTCGAACTCACCGGGCGTCAGGAACGTTCGTCCACACTGAAGGACCAAAGTTTCTTCTACCCCTCCGCCAACCTCAGTTTCCTGTTCTCGAACGCCTTCCGCATGCCTGCATGGTGGAATCACGGCAAACTCCGCCTCTCCTACGGCGTCGTAGGTAACGCACCGGAAACGTATGCCGCCAACATCATCTACGAGCAGGGTTCGGACAACGGCTTCACATGGAACTACGTTCCTTCTTCGTGGGGAAATGCCAATATCCGCCCCGAAAAGAAGTACGAATACGAAATAGGTTTTGAAAGCAAGTTCCTCAACAACCGGCTGGGCTTCGACGTATCCTACTACAACAACCGCGTGAAAGACCAGATACTCTCCACGCCGCAACCCTCCACATCGGGTGTGAAGTACGTGCTGATGAACGTGGGAGAGGTGGCCAACGAAGGCTGGGACATCTCCGTAAGCGCCACTCCGGTACTGACCAAGAATTTCCGCTGGGACCTGACGGCCAACTACGGCATCTACCGCAACAAGGTCGTGAAGCTCGCCGACGGCGTACCGTACCTCGAAATATCCAACATAGGCGGTGGCGGAGCCAAGATACAGGCCGTAGAGGGACGCCCGATGGGTGACATCTACGTGCAAGTGCCCCAGATGAACGAAAACGGAGAGTATCTCGTATCGGACAAGGGACTTTACATGAACCAGACCGAACTGCAAAAAGTAGGAAACATCAACCCCGACGGCGTAGGCGGTCTGTTCAGCTCGTTCTCCTACAAGAACATCTTCCTGGATTTCAGTATCGACTTCCGCATAGGCGGCGACGTCATCAACGAGATGTACCAGTATTCCACCGCATCGGGTCTGACACCGGAGTCGCTGCAATTCCGCGATACGGAACACGGCGGCCTGTCCTACTACTATCCGGGCAACAACAACGCCAGCGGCGTGCCCGTGCAGGTAGACCCGTCACTGGGTGCAGGGCCTAACGGAGAAACCGTTTATCACGACGGCGTTATCCTGCCGGGCGTAGTGGCCTCCACCGGCGAGAAGAACACGCGCATCATCCCTGCCGGCTACTATTACAACCAGACCTACAACTGGGGTACCCAGCCCGAACAGCTTACGTACCGCCACTCGGTATTCGACAACAGCTATGTGAAGCTGCGCGAGCTGACCATCGGCTACCAGTTTCCGGAAAAGCTGATTTCCAAACTGGGCATGACGCGGCTGAGCGTTTCAGTGTTCGGACGCAACTTGTTTTACTTCTACAAGGCACTGAAGAATTACGATGCGGAATCTTCCGTAGGAACATCCTGGGCAAGCCAGGCGGTAGTGGGCGGCTCCACTACGGCAACACGTAATTTCGGTGTGTCGCTGCGGGCAAGCTTTTAG
- a CDS encoding SusD/RagB family nutrient-binding outer membrane lipoprotein, giving the protein MTMDMKKINIGAFVVAGAMLMTASGCTDSDFDSKYEDPSKVNQVTISNLMVGVFQKVKDYDIYEYGRFFGFDSQFVGKYAQTFGYSYSGGMYSPGYAPAIDGQWDNLYSALMQYRKMESLYNEENDTQKAQDEAFMLAAKVQLYDFFAATVDIFGDMPFFKACTLPLTNDVNGSYAPYDKAEDIYKTILDELKDIAPRFRSATVPKNFSTQDFINLGDMEKWERYANSLRLRLAMRVATQGALQAEGRSVIKEILENPADYPLVEEQGNNIFIVNQKSGQLNFTAGHGLGDWITNRLASGPIIDRMLSHGNYDMTSNDPLSGVYVKGEDDPRILLNYNPVSITNRETGQVDEHRYLGTDLTVADELTEYYSAQAQDEVNTANKGFSQITQRGFFWENDKFDMLIMASPEIHFLKAEAYAMGYGVAQDMAKAGEEFKTAVSQSIALYYYYDSIGSGENCRRYDAPTDEEIADFANDRWNSTAYVDKLDAIITQKWLHFGFLVSREAWSDIRRTGYPSGLVFPEVSGTIPNVPNRWRYPSTEVNYNPYYKDVAGTDTYTEKLFWAK; this is encoded by the coding sequence ATGACAATGGATATGAAAAAGATAAATATAGGAGCGTTCGTTGTAGCGGGAGCCATGCTGATGACAGCTTCCGGCTGTACGGACTCCGACTTCGACAGCAAATACGAAGACCCCTCAAAGGTCAACCAGGTTACCATCAGCAACCTCATGGTGGGAGTTTTCCAGAAAGTGAAAGATTATGACATATATGAGTACGGACGTTTCTTCGGCTTCGACTCACAGTTTGTGGGCAAGTACGCGCAGACCTTCGGCTACAGCTATTCGGGTGGTATGTACAGCCCCGGATATGCGCCTGCCATAGACGGGCAATGGGACAACCTGTATTCGGCACTGATGCAATACCGCAAGATGGAATCGCTGTACAATGAAGAGAACGATACGCAGAAGGCACAGGACGAAGCCTTTATGCTGGCAGCCAAAGTGCAACTGTACGACTTCTTTGCCGCAACGGTGGATATTTTCGGCGACATGCCTTTCTTCAAAGCATGCACCCTGCCGCTGACCAACGACGTAAACGGTTCTTACGCTCCCTACGACAAGGCGGAAGATATTTATAAGACAATCCTTGACGAACTGAAAGACATCGCCCCGCGTTTCCGTTCGGCAACCGTACCGAAAAACTTCAGTACCCAGGACTTCATCAACCTGGGAGATATGGAGAAATGGGAACGCTATGCAAACTCCCTGCGCCTGCGCCTTGCCATGCGTGTAGCCACGCAGGGAGCTTTGCAGGCGGAAGGACGTTCGGTTATCAAGGAGATATTGGAAAACCCCGCCGACTATCCGCTCGTAGAGGAGCAGGGAAACAACATCTTCATCGTCAACCAGAAGTCCGGGCAGCTGAACTTCACCGCCGGCCACGGATTGGGCGACTGGATTACGAACCGTCTTGCTTCGGGCCCTATCATAGACCGTATGCTGAGCCACGGCAACTATGACATGACCAGCAACGATCCGCTAAGCGGCGTCTACGTTAAAGGCGAAGACGACCCCCGCATCCTGCTGAACTACAATCCCGTGAGCATCACCAACCGCGAAACCGGACAAGTGGACGAACACCGTTACCTGGGTACGGACCTCACGGTAGCAGACGAGCTGACGGAGTATTACAGCGCTCAGGCACAAGACGAAGTGAACACCGCCAACAAAGGTTTCTCGCAGATTACCCAAAGAGGCTTTTTCTGGGAAAACGATAAATTCGATATGCTGATAATGGCTTCGCCAGAGATACATTTCCTGAAAGCGGAAGCCTATGCCATGGGGTATGGTGTGGCGCAGGATATGGCGAAGGCGGGAGAGGAATTCAAGACGGCTGTCAGCCAATCCATCGCCCTGTATTACTATTACGATTCGATAGGTTCGGGAGAGAATTGCCGCCGTTACGACGCTCCTACCGATGAAGAGATTGCAGACTTTGCCAATGACAGATGGAACAGTACGGCATACGTGGACAAACTGGACGCCATCATCACGCAGAAATGGCTGCACTTCGGTTTCCTTGTCAGCCGCGAGGCATGGAGTGACATCCGCCGCACAGGCTATCCTTCGGGACTGGTGTTCCCGGAAGTGTCGGGTACTATCCCCAATGTGCCGAACCGCTGGAGATACCCCAGCACGGAAGTGAACTACAATCCGTACTATAAGGATGTAGCCGGCACAGACACGTATACGGAAAAGCTGTTCTGGGCCAAGTGA
- the upp gene encoding uracil phosphoribosyltransferase, with protein MKVINFAETNSVLNQYMAEIRDVQVQSDRMRFRRNIERIGEIMAYEMSKELTYSEKQVQTPLGIAPVSTFDDDVVIATVFRAGLPLHAGFLNVFDRAGNAFVSAYRYYKDKECRTVDVHIEYIATPDLSGKTLLLVDPMLATGESMELAWKAFLTKGTPAKLQIACVIASRQGVEHLQKLFPGDEVSLWCGAIDPDMNEHSYIVPGLGDAGDLAFGDKL; from the coding sequence ATGAAAGTTATCAACTTTGCCGAGACTAACTCAGTCTTGAACCAATACATGGCGGAGATACGTGATGTGCAAGTACAGTCCGACCGTATGCGTTTCCGCCGGAACATCGAACGCATCGGCGAAATCATGGCGTACGAAATGAGTAAGGAACTCACCTATTCCGAAAAGCAGGTACAAACGCCGCTGGGAATAGCCCCTGTCAGCACTTTCGATGATGATGTGGTGATTGCCACCGTCTTCCGTGCCGGGCTTCCCTTGCATGCCGGTTTCCTGAATGTGTTCGACCGTGCGGGCAATGCTTTCGTTTCCGCTTACCGTTATTATAAGGATAAAGAGTGCCGTACGGTGGATGTGCACATCGAGTATATCGCCACTCCCGACCTTTCCGGCAAGACTCTGTTACTGGTTGACCCGATGCTTGCTACGGGCGAAAGCATGGAACTTGCCTGGAAGGCTTTCCTTACCAAGGGTACGCCTGCCAAACTGCAGATTGCCTGCGTCATTGCCAGCCGGCAGGGAGTAGAGCACTTGCAGAAACTCTTCCCCGGCGACGAGGTTTCCTTGTGGTGCGGCGCTATCGACCCGGATATGAATGAGCATTCGTATATAGTACCGGGGCTGGGCGATGCCGGAGACTTGGCATTCGGCGACAAGCTGTAA
- the pckA gene encoding phosphoenolpyruvate carboxykinase (ATP), with amino-acid sequence MANLDLSKYGIKDVKEIIHNPSYDVLFAEETKPGLEGFEKGQVTELGAVNVMTGIYTGRSPKDKFFVMNEASKDSVWWTSEEYKNDNKPCSEEAWADLKAKAVNQLSGKRLFVVDTFCGANEATRMKVRFIMEVAWQAHFVTNMFIRPTAEELANYGEPDFVSFNASKAKVDNYKELGLNSETATVFNLKTNEQVILNTWYGGEMKKGMFSIMNYKNPLRGIASMHCSANTNMEGTDSAIFFGLSGTGKTTLSTDPKRLLIGDDEHGWDDEGVFNYEGGCYAKVINLDKESEPDIYNAIKRDALLENVTVDADGKIDFADKSTTENTRVSYPIYHINNIVKPVSKGPHAHQVIFLSADAFGVLPPVSILNPEQAQYYFLSGFTAKLAGTERGITEPTPTFSACFGAAFLSLHPTKYAEELVKKMNKVGAKAYLVNTGWNGSGKRISIKDTRGIIDAILDGSIDKAPTKVIPYFDFVVPTELPGVDPKILDPRDTYECACQWEEKAKDLAGRFIKNFAKFTGNEAGKALVAAGPKL; translated from the coding sequence ATGGCAAATTTAGATTTAAGCAAGTACGGTATCAAAGACGTGAAGGAAATCATCCACAACCCGTCTTATGATGTATTGTTCGCTGAAGAGACCAAACCGGGTCTGGAAGGCTTCGAAAAAGGTCAAGTAACTGAACTTGGTGCTGTGAACGTAATGACTGGTATCTATACCGGACGTTCTCCTAAAGATAAATTCTTTGTAATGAACGAAGCCAGCAAGGATTCTGTATGGTGGACTTCAGAAGAATACAAAAACGACAACAAACCCTGCTCTGAAGAAGCATGGGCCGACCTGAAAGCTAAAGCTGTAAACCAGCTGAGCGGCAAGCGTCTGTTCGTTGTCGATACTTTCTGCGGTGCTAACGAAGCTACCCGCATGAAAGTACGTTTCATCATGGAAGTAGCTTGGCAGGCTCACTTCGTAACTAACATGTTCATCCGCCCGACTGCTGAGGAACTTGCTAACTACGGCGAACCTGATTTCGTATCATTCAACGCTTCCAAAGCAAAAGTTGACAACTACAAGGAACTGGGTCTGAACTCTGAAACAGCTACTGTATTCAACTTGAAGACCAACGAACAGGTTATCCTGAACACTTGGTACGGCGGTGAAATGAAGAAGGGTATGTTCTCTATCATGAACTACAAGAACCCGCTTCGCGGTATCGCTTCCATGCACTGTTCTGCCAACACCAACATGGAAGGTACGGACTCTGCTATCTTCTTCGGTCTGTCAGGTACAGGTAAGACTACTTTGTCTACCGACCCGAAACGTCTGCTGATCGGTGACGACGAACACGGATGGGATGACGAAGGTGTATTCAACTACGAAGGCGGTTGCTACGCTAAGGTTATCAACCTCGACAAAGAAAGCGAACCCGATATCTACAACGCCATCAAACGTGACGCTCTGCTGGAGAACGTAACTGTTGACGCTGACGGCAAGATTGACTTCGCCGATAAGAGCACAACTGAAAATACTCGTGTTTCTTATCCTATCTATCACATCAACAACATCGTTAAGCCGGTATCTAAAGGTCCTCACGCTCATCAGGTAATCTTCCTGTCGGCTGATGCCTTCGGTGTATTGCCTCCGGTATCTATCCTGAACCCCGAACAGGCTCAGTACTACTTCCTGTCCGGTTTCACCGCTAAGCTGGCCGGTACGGAACGCGGTATCACAGAACCGACTCCGACATTCTCTGCTTGCTTCGGTGCTGCTTTCCTGAGCTTGCATCCTACTAAATATGCAGAAGAACTGGTTAAGAAGATGAACAAGGTCGGCGCTAAGGCATACTTGGTTAACACCGGCTGGAACGGTAGCGGCAAGCGTATCTCTATCAAAGATACACGTGGTATCATCGACGCTATCCTCGACGGTTCTATCGACAAGGCTCCGACAAAGGTTATTCCTTACTTCGACTTTGTTGTTCCGACAGAATTGCCGGGTGTTGATCCGAAGATTCTTGATCCTCGCGACACTTATGAATGTGCTTGCCAATGGGAAGAAAAAGCAAAAGACCTGGCAGGACGTTTCATCAAGAACTTCGCTAAGTTCACAGGTAACGAAGCCGGTAAGGCTTTGGTTGCTGCTGGTCCGAAACTCTAA
- a CDS encoding nitroreductase family protein: MKSVKVMLLGASLLMLSACGPQVQKESEATVTEKSNSEAIIETILSRRSVRKYKPEAVNRDTMKVILECGINAPNGQNKQSWAVRVVDNPEFLNGVSEIFKQKNPKAAEDPNFKNMFRNAPTVVFIGNDTSYDCSQIDCGLLGENMVLAAWSMGIGSCCLASPTRFMTDTPEAAEYLKRLELPEGYRLLYCIAFGYPDETPAAKPRDAAKAKYVD, from the coding sequence ATGAAGAGTGTAAAGGTTATGCTGTTAGGCGCAAGCCTATTGATGCTGTCCGCTTGCGGGCCGCAGGTACAGAAAGAGAGTGAAGCCACAGTTACGGAGAAAAGCAATTCGGAAGCGATAATCGAGACAATCCTATCGCGCCGCAGCGTCCGCAAGTACAAACCGGAAGCTGTGAACCGGGACACGATGAAGGTAATCTTGGAGTGCGGCATCAACGCCCCCAACGGTCAGAACAAACAGTCCTGGGCGGTACGCGTAGTAGACAACCCGGAATTCCTGAACGGGGTAAGTGAAATCTTCAAGCAGAAGAACCCGAAAGCAGCGGAAGACCCCAATTTCAAGAATATGTTCCGCAATGCGCCCACGGTAGTGTTCATCGGAAATGATACTTCGTACGACTGCTCGCAGATAGACTGCGGACTGCTGGGTGAGAATATGGTACTTGCCGCCTGGTCTATGGGCATAGGCTCCTGCTGTCTGGCAAGCCCCACACGCTTTATGACCGATACGCCCGAAGCTGCCGAATACCTCAAAAGACTGGAACTTCCCGAAGGATACCGGCTGCTTTACTGCATTGCTTTCGGATATCCGGATGAAACGCCTGCCGCCAAGCCGAGAGATGCCGCCAAAGCGAAATACGTAGACTGA
- the typA gene encoding translational GTPase TypA, whose protein sequence is MQNIRNIAIIAHVDHGKTTLVDKMLLAGNLFRSNQSTGELMLDNNDLERERGITILSKNVSISYKDTKINIIDTPGHSDFGGEVERVLNMADGCILLVDAFEGPMPQTRFVLQKALQIGLKPIVVVNKVDKPNCRPEEVYEMVFDLMFSLEATEEQLDFPVIYGSAKNNWMSTDWQKPTDNIYPLLDCILENIPAPTQLEGTPQMLVTSLDYSSYTGRIAVGRVHRGTLREGMNVSLAKRDGTIVKSKIKELHTFEGMGRVKVSEVSSGDICALVGIEGFEIGDTICDYENPEALPPIAIDEPTMSMLFTINDSPFFGKEGKFVTSRHIHDRLMKELDKNLALRVRKSEEDGKWVVSGRGVLHLSVLIETMRREGYELQVGQPQVIFKEIDGVKNEPIEELTVNVPEEYASKIIDMVTRRKGEMVKMESAGERVNLEFNMPSRGIIGLRTNVLTASAGEAIMAHRFKEYQPYKGEIERRTNGSIIAMESGTAFAYAIDKLQDRGKFFIFPQEEVYAGQVVGEHSHDNDLVVNVTKSKKLTNMRASGSDEKARLIPPVQFSLEEALEYIKGDEYVEVTPKSMRMRKVILDETERKRANKN, encoded by the coding sequence ATGCAAAATATTAGAAACATTGCAATTATTGCCCATGTCGATCATGGGAAAACGACGCTTGTAGATAAGATGCTTCTGGCAGGAAACCTTTTCCGCAGCAACCAGAGCACAGGTGAATTAATGTTGGATAACAATGATTTGGAGCGTGAGCGAGGGATAACAATCCTTTCCAAAAACGTTTCTATCAGCTATAAAGACACGAAAATTAATATTATCGATACTCCGGGACACAGCGACTTCGGTGGCGAAGTGGAACGTGTATTGAATATGGCCGACGGATGTATCCTGTTGGTGGATGCTTTTGAAGGCCCGATGCCGCAGACCCGTTTTGTATTGCAGAAAGCTTTGCAGATCGGTTTGAAACCTATTGTTGTAGTCAACAAGGTGGACAAGCCCAACTGTCGCCCCGAAGAAGTCTATGAAATGGTGTTCGACCTGATGTTCAGTCTGGAAGCTACGGAAGAGCAGTTGGACTTCCCCGTTATCTACGGTTCGGCAAAGAACAACTGGATGAGCACGGACTGGCAGAAGCCGACGGACAATATCTATCCGCTGCTGGACTGCATTCTGGAGAACATTCCCGCTCCTACACAGTTGGAAGGTACGCCGCAGATGCTGGTGACCTCATTGGACTACTCCTCTTATACCGGCCGTATCGCCGTAGGCCGTGTACATCGCGGTACTTTGCGGGAAGGCATGAACGTGTCTTTGGCAAAGCGCGATGGTACAATCGTCAAGTCGAAGATTAAAGAACTGCATACGTTTGAAGGTATGGGCCGTGTGAAGGTATCGGAGGTATCTTCCGGTGATATCTGCGCCTTAGTGGGTATCGAAGGGTTTGAAATCGGAGATACGATTTGCGACTACGAGAACCCCGAAGCATTGCCGCCCATCGCCATTGACGAGCCTACCATGAGTATGCTGTTTACTATCAACGATTCTCCGTTCTTCGGCAAAGAAGGTAAGTTTGTAACTTCCCGCCATATACATGACCGTCTGATGAAGGAGTTGGACAAGAACCTTGCGCTTCGCGTACGCAAGAGCGAGGAAGACGGAAAGTGGGTGGTGTCCGGCCGTGGCGTGCTTCACCTTTCCGTGTTGATTGAGACGATGCGCCGCGAGGGATATGAGTTGCAGGTAGGCCAGCCGCAGGTTATCTTCAAGGAGATAGACGGCGTGAAGAACGAGCCTATCGAGGAGCTCACGGTCAACGTTCCCGAAGAGTATGCCAGCAAGATTATCGATATGGTAACCCGTCGTAAAGGTGAAATGGTGAAAATGGAAAGCGCCGGCGAGCGTGTGAACCTTGAGTTCAATATGCCGTCGCGCGGTATTATCGGTTTGCGTACCAATGTGCTGACTGCCTCTGCCGGTGAAGCTATCATGGCGCACCGCTTTAAGGAATACCAACCCTATAAGGGTGAAATCGAACGCCGTACCAACGGTTCCATCATTGCCATGGAGTCGGGTACAGCCTTTGCCTATGCCATCGATAAATTGCAGGATCGCGGTAAGTTCTTCATCTTCCCGCAGGAAGAAGTGTATGCCGGACAGGTTGTAGGCGAGCACTCTCACGATAACGACCTTGTGGTGAACGTTACCAAATCAAAGAAACTGACCAACATGCGTGCTTCCGGTTCCGACGAGAAAGCGCGTCTGATTCCGCCGGTGCAGTTCTCTCTGGAGGAAGCGTTGGAATATATCAAGGGAGACGAGTATGTAGAGGTTACTCCCAAATCCATGCGTATGCGTAAGGTTATCTTGGATGAGACAGAGCGCAAGCGTGCCAATAAGAACTGA